The window ATAAAAAAAAATTGATTAGATGAAATGAATCATCTAATCGGGACCCCTTATATCTATAATAAGTTGTTAATTGGGTGTTCTTCAATTGGTTCGGTACCGATATCTTTTGCTGCTTCAGCAATCATGATATCTGCCATACCACATGCAGGGAATGCGAGTCTTGAGTTTTCGATAGGTCCGAAAAGAACGAAGTCTCCACCAGCCATTTGTTGAACGATGTTTGAACCAATATCACAAACAGGCCATGCTTCTTTGTGTTCTTTTTTGTATTGTCTTAACCAGTCCCATGCGGAAGGTACGTTGTGAATACCGGATCCTACTGGGTATCCCCATTTAGCTTTTACTGCGTAAGCGGTTCTTACAGCAGGTCCTGCACCTTGACCTAATGGAGTTACAGCTACGTCCATCCATGGTTTGGTAATTCCACATTCGTCAGCCATTTCAAGAATACCTTGATCGATAACTGCTCCACCAGTTTCCCAGATTTCGATTTTTCCTTCTACACCCGGAGTCATTGGGTTGAATCCTAAGAGAATGGATGCATCGATGTCAGAGTTTTTAAGAGCTTCAATTTCGCCAGGTTCTGCAGC of the Methanobrevibacter thaueri genome contains:
- the mtrH gene encoding tetrahydromethanopterin S-methyltransferase subunit H → MFRFDKEQLVVDIAGVKMGGQPGEYPTVLAGTIFYGGHKIISDEKAGVFDKDAAEGLIKTMEEMSDVTGNPCVIQNFGATAEAMVKYLEFVGDVSDKPFLIDSTAAAAKIAGVEYVQEVGLAERAVYNSISMAAEPGEIEALKNSDIDASILLGFNPMTPGVEGKIEIWETGGAVIDQGILEMADECGITKPWMDVAVTPLGQGAGPAVRTAYAVKAKWGYPVGSGIHNVPSAWDWLRQYKKEHKEAWPVCDIGSNIVQQMAGGDFVLFGPIENSRLAFPACGMADIMIAEAAKDIGTEPIEEHPINNLL